A window of the Clupea harengus chromosome 8, Ch_v2.0.2, whole genome shotgun sequence genome harbors these coding sequences:
- the timd4 gene encoding T-cell immunoglobulin and mucin domain-containing protein 4 isoform X1 — protein sequence MAAPSSSALLRWIILLIVSGAAQSSDQPFKVTEGSSVVLACHYSVRHHGISHVCWGRDCGTFWCHDILAQTDDNGVISKISERYRIIGDILSGQMDLGIQKIQQTDSGSYCCRVDIDGLFNDKKVSYTLRVSKAPTTTAPPAHSTEPPPAPTGHWRSAMSSHLDILRRNLSHIQSETLFEDSSPSITLQINIPVLSLSLSLLLLFVGALLLLGGLYKNSLEGGCLPSKEPPHIIYEIKTRRPIAENIYTLE from the exons ATGGCTGCTCCGTCAAGCTCAGCTCTGCTGCGATGGATCATTCTTCTAATAGTCTCAG GGGCGGCCCAGTCATCGGACCAGCCATTTAAAGTGACAGAGGGGAGCTCTGTTGTCCTTGCCTGCCATTATTCAGTGAGGCATCATGGCATCAGCCATGTATGTTGGGGACGAGACTGTGGGACCTTCTGGTGTCACGACATTTTAGCGCAAACAGATGACAATGGAGTTATTTCAAAAATCTCTGAGAGGTACAGGATTATTGGTGACATTCTCTCAGGCCAGATGGACCTGGGCATTCAGAAAATCCAGCAAACAGACAGTGGGTCGTATTGCTGTAGAGTAGATATAGATGGacttttcaatgacaaaaaagTGTCCTACACATTGAGGGTTTCAAAAG CTCCGACTACAACAGCACCAcctgcacacagcacagagccTCCCCCGGCCCCAACAG GACACTGGAGGAGTGCCATGTCGTCACATCTTGATATTTTAAGGCGGAATTTAAGTCATATTCAATCTGAAACACTG TTTGAAGACTCCTCTCCAAGCATCACGCTCCAGATCAATATACCAGTGCTCTCCCTGTCCCTAAGTCTTTTGCTGCTCTTCGTGGGTGCTCTGCTACTGCTGG GTGGACTTTACAAAAATTCTCTAGAGGGAGGATG CTTGCCATCAAAGGAGCCACCTCATATCATCTATGAGATCAAGACCAGGAGACCAATTGCGGAGAATATCTACACCCTTGAGTAG
- the havcr1 gene encoding hepatitis A virus cellular receptor 1 isoform X3 — translation MEIAKKAFHTNNKKTTSIPELKEQKMGNTLSTCREWKSMISYERKSCVHTSLFAVVFTPGRHSSQRHCLTMSAACCCISVSCVVLHLLLCLVGVSTDTAVYGTEGENVTLPCSYNSEYHGPIRICWGTGDIPNMGCNNNIITTDGHKVTSRVSDRFQLLGNLTTGNVSLTIFDSMQIDSGKYFCRIHIPGWFNDEKHSISLLIKKGFSIFSSVPYPSSQSMTTGPSITESHTEDHQHTFPTGPNDTTPQYSELVSHLQGVLVAAVLLLVVAVIVVAVFLMRKRQKKSDQDFQIRSQASGNTAIYSNSVSSVGLFSREMAIENVYHLEETDVYEECPY, via the exons ATGGAAATTGCAAAAAAAGCATTTCacaccaacaacaaaaaaacaacctcaATTCCAGAACTGAAAGAACAGAAAATGGGAAATACTCTGTCAACCTGTCGGGAATGGAAAAGCATGATCTCATACGAGAGGAAGTCATGTGTCCACACAAGTTTATTTGCGGTTGTGTTCACCCCGGGAagacactcttcacagagacacTGTCTCACCATGtctgctgcctgctgctgcaTCTCTGTATCCTGTGTCGTCCTTCACCTGCTCTTAT GTTTAGTGGGTGTAAGTACTGACACTGCAGTATATGGCACTGAAGGAGAGAACGTCACTCTTCCATGCTCCTACAATTCAGAGTATCATGGCCCAATACGTATATGCTGGGGAACAGGAGATATACCAAACATGGGATGTAATAACAATATTATCACAACTGATGGACATAAAGTAACGTCTAGAGTATCTGACAGATTCCAATTATTGGGCAATTTAACAACAGGGAATGTTTCTCTGACTATCTTTGATTCGATGCAAATTGATTCTGGAAAATACTTCTGCCGCATACACATCCCTGGATGGTTCAATGATGAAAAGCATTCAATCAGCCTTCTCATCAAAAAAG GTTTTAGTATCTTCTCTTCAGTACCTTACCCATCATCTCAAAGCATGACAACTGGACCCTCAATCACCGAATCTCATACAGAAG ATCACCAGCACACCTTCCCAACTGGACCCAACGATACAACACCACAGTACAGTGAACTT GTTTCTCATCTCCAAGGAGTGCTGGTGGCTGCTgtactgctgctggtggtggctgTAATTGTGGTGGCTGTATTCCTGATGA GAAAACGACAGAAAAAAAGTGATCAGGATTTTCAGAT CAGATCCCAGGCCTCTGGCAACACAGCAATCTACAGCAACTCTGTCAGCAGTGTAGGACTCTTCTCCAGGGAAATGGCAATAGAGAATGTCTATCATCTGGAAGAAACAGATGTCTATGAAGAATGCCCCTATTAG
- the havcr1 gene encoding hepatitis A virus cellular receptor 1 isoform X1, producing the protein MEIAKKAFHTNNKKTTSIPELKEQKMGNTLSTCREWKSMISYERKSCVHTSLFAVVFTPGRHSSQRHCLTMSAACCCISVSCVVLHLLLCLVGVSTDTAVYGTEGENVTLPCSYNSEYHGPIRICWGTGDIPNMGCNNNIITTDGHKVTSRVSDRFQLLGNLTTGNVSLTIFDSMQIDSGKYFCRIHIPGWFNDEKHSISLLIKKGFSIFSSVPYPSSQSMTTGPSITESHTEDHQHTFPTGPNDTTPQYSELESPQVSHLQGVLVAAVLLLVVAVIVVAVFLMRKRQKKSDQDFQIRSQASGNTAIYSNSVSSVGLFSREMAIENVYHLEETDVYEECPY; encoded by the exons ATGGAAATTGCAAAAAAAGCATTTCacaccaacaacaaaaaaacaacctcaATTCCAGAACTGAAAGAACAGAAAATGGGAAATACTCTGTCAACCTGTCGGGAATGGAAAAGCATGATCTCATACGAGAGGAAGTCATGTGTCCACACAAGTTTATTTGCGGTTGTGTTCACCCCGGGAagacactcttcacagagacacTGTCTCACCATGtctgctgcctgctgctgcaTCTCTGTATCCTGTGTCGTCCTTCACCTGCTCTTAT GTTTAGTGGGTGTAAGTACTGACACTGCAGTATATGGCACTGAAGGAGAGAACGTCACTCTTCCATGCTCCTACAATTCAGAGTATCATGGCCCAATACGTATATGCTGGGGAACAGGAGATATACCAAACATGGGATGTAATAACAATATTATCACAACTGATGGACATAAAGTAACGTCTAGAGTATCTGACAGATTCCAATTATTGGGCAATTTAACAACAGGGAATGTTTCTCTGACTATCTTTGATTCGATGCAAATTGATTCTGGAAAATACTTCTGCCGCATACACATCCCTGGATGGTTCAATGATGAAAAGCATTCAATCAGCCTTCTCATCAAAAAAG GTTTTAGTATCTTCTCTTCAGTACCTTACCCATCATCTCAAAGCATGACAACTGGACCCTCAATCACCGAATCTCATACAGAAG ATCACCAGCACACCTTCCCAACTGGACCCAACGATACAACACCACAGTACAGTGAACTT GAAAGTCCACAGGTTTCTCATCTCCAAGGAGTGCTGGTGGCTGCTgtactgctgctggtggtggctgTAATTGTGGTGGCTGTATTCCTGATGA GAAAACGACAGAAAAAAAGTGATCAGGATTTTCAGAT CAGATCCCAGGCCTCTGGCAACACAGCAATCTACAGCAACTCTGTCAGCAGTGTAGGACTCTTCTCCAGGGAAATGGCAATAGAGAATGTCTATCATCTGGAAGAAACAGATGTCTATGAAGAATGCCCCTATTAG
- the havcr1 gene encoding hepatitis A virus cellular receptor 1 isoform X4, with the protein MEIAKKAFHTNNKKTTSIPELKEQKMGNTLSTCREWKSMISYERKSCVHTSLFAVVFTPGRHSSQRHCLTMSAACCCISVSCVVLHLLLCLVGVSTDTAVYGTEGENVTLPCSYNSEYHGPIRICWGTGDIPNMGCNNNIITTDGHKVTSRVSDRFQLLGNLTTGNVSLTIFDSMQIDSGKYFCRIHIPGWFNDEKHSISLLIKKGFSIFSSVPYPSSQSMTTGPSITESHTEDHQHTFPTGPNDTTPQYSELESPQVSHLQGVLVAAVLLLVVAVIVVAVFLMSEFIITMHFVLVKVHVEA; encoded by the exons ATGGAAATTGCAAAAAAAGCATTTCacaccaacaacaaaaaaacaacctcaATTCCAGAACTGAAAGAACAGAAAATGGGAAATACTCTGTCAACCTGTCGGGAATGGAAAAGCATGATCTCATACGAGAGGAAGTCATGTGTCCACACAAGTTTATTTGCGGTTGTGTTCACCCCGGGAagacactcttcacagagacacTGTCTCACCATGtctgctgcctgctgctgcaTCTCTGTATCCTGTGTCGTCCTTCACCTGCTCTTAT GTTTAGTGGGTGTAAGTACTGACACTGCAGTATATGGCACTGAAGGAGAGAACGTCACTCTTCCATGCTCCTACAATTCAGAGTATCATGGCCCAATACGTATATGCTGGGGAACAGGAGATATACCAAACATGGGATGTAATAACAATATTATCACAACTGATGGACATAAAGTAACGTCTAGAGTATCTGACAGATTCCAATTATTGGGCAATTTAACAACAGGGAATGTTTCTCTGACTATCTTTGATTCGATGCAAATTGATTCTGGAAAATACTTCTGCCGCATACACATCCCTGGATGGTTCAATGATGAAAAGCATTCAATCAGCCTTCTCATCAAAAAAG GTTTTAGTATCTTCTCTTCAGTACCTTACCCATCATCTCAAAGCATGACAACTGGACCCTCAATCACCGAATCTCATACAGAAG ATCACCAGCACACCTTCCCAACTGGACCCAACGATACAACACCACAGTACAGTGAACTT GAAAGTCCACAGGTTTCTCATCTCCAAGGAGTGCTGGTGGCTGCTgtactgctgctggtggtggctgTAATTGTGGTGGCTGTATTCCTGATGAGTGAGTTTATCATAACTATGCATTTTGTACTGGTTAAAGTACACGTAGAGGCTTGA
- the timd4 gene encoding T-cell immunoglobulin and mucin domain-containing protein 4 isoform X2, protein MAAPSSSALLRWIILLIVSGAAQSSDQPFKVTEGSSVVLACHYSVRHHGISHVCWGRDCGTFWCHDILAQTDDNGVISKISERYRIIGDILSGQMDLGIQKIQQTDSGSYCCRVDIDGLFNDKKVSYTLRVSKAPTTTAPPAHSTEPPPAPTGHWRSAMSSHLDILRRNLSHIQSETLFEDSSPSITLQINIPVLSLSLSLLLLFVDFTKIL, encoded by the exons ATGGCTGCTCCGTCAAGCTCAGCTCTGCTGCGATGGATCATTCTTCTAATAGTCTCAG GGGCGGCCCAGTCATCGGACCAGCCATTTAAAGTGACAGAGGGGAGCTCTGTTGTCCTTGCCTGCCATTATTCAGTGAGGCATCATGGCATCAGCCATGTATGTTGGGGACGAGACTGTGGGACCTTCTGGTGTCACGACATTTTAGCGCAAACAGATGACAATGGAGTTATTTCAAAAATCTCTGAGAGGTACAGGATTATTGGTGACATTCTCTCAGGCCAGATGGACCTGGGCATTCAGAAAATCCAGCAAACAGACAGTGGGTCGTATTGCTGTAGAGTAGATATAGATGGacttttcaatgacaaaaaagTGTCCTACACATTGAGGGTTTCAAAAG CTCCGACTACAACAGCACCAcctgcacacagcacagagccTCCCCCGGCCCCAACAG GACACTGGAGGAGTGCCATGTCGTCACATCTTGATATTTTAAGGCGGAATTTAAGTCATATTCAATCTGAAACACTG TTTGAAGACTCCTCTCCAAGCATCACGCTCCAGATCAATATACCAGTGCTCTCCCTGTCCCTAAGTCTTTTGCTGCTCTTC GTGGACTTTACAAAAATTCTCTAG
- the havcr1 gene encoding hepatitis A virus cellular receptor 1 isoform X2, protein MSAACCCISVSCVVLHLLLCLVGVSTDTAVYGTEGENVTLPCSYNSEYHGPIRICWGTGDIPNMGCNNNIITTDGHKVTSRVSDRFQLLGNLTTGNVSLTIFDSMQIDSGKYFCRIHIPGWFNDEKHSISLLIKKGFSIFSSVPYPSSQSMTTGPSITESHTEDHQHTFPTGPNDTTPQYSELESPQVSHLQGVLVAAVLLLVVAVIVVAVFLMRKRQKKSDQDFQISQASGNTAIYSNSVSSVGLFSREMAIENVYHLEETDVYEECPY, encoded by the exons ATGtctgctgcctgctgctgcaTCTCTGTATCCTGTGTCGTCCTTCACCTGCTCTTAT GTTTAGTGGGTGTAAGTACTGACACTGCAGTATATGGCACTGAAGGAGAGAACGTCACTCTTCCATGCTCCTACAATTCAGAGTATCATGGCCCAATACGTATATGCTGGGGAACAGGAGATATACCAAACATGGGATGTAATAACAATATTATCACAACTGATGGACATAAAGTAACGTCTAGAGTATCTGACAGATTCCAATTATTGGGCAATTTAACAACAGGGAATGTTTCTCTGACTATCTTTGATTCGATGCAAATTGATTCTGGAAAATACTTCTGCCGCATACACATCCCTGGATGGTTCAATGATGAAAAGCATTCAATCAGCCTTCTCATCAAAAAAG GTTTTAGTATCTTCTCTTCAGTACCTTACCCATCATCTCAAAGCATGACAACTGGACCCTCAATCACCGAATCTCATACAGAAG ATCACCAGCACACCTTCCCAACTGGACCCAACGATACAACACCACAGTACAGTGAACTT GAAAGTCCACAGGTTTCTCATCTCCAAGGAGTGCTGGTGGCTGCTgtactgctgctggtggtggctgTAATTGTGGTGGCTGTATTCCTGATGA GAAAACGACAGAAAAAAAGTGATCAGGATTTTCAGAT ATCCCAGGCCTCTGGCAACACAGCAATCTACAGCAACTCTGTCAGCAGTGTAGGACTCTTCTCCAGGGAAATGGCAATAGAGAATGTCTATCATCTGGAAGAAACAGATGTCTATGAAGAATGCCCCTATTAG